Proteins from a genomic interval of Thermoplasmata archaeon:
- the rrp42 gene encoding exosome complex protein Rrp42, which yields MGEDIVSEIMREYLQQLAAKGTRIDGRKHDEYRQIEIKKNVISSAEGSAQVSIGNTSVLVGVKIELGEPFPDTPNVGVLTTNAELIPLASPTFEAGPPNEEGIELARVVDRGLREGRVIDLEKLCVAPGEKVWIVFVDIHVLDYDGNLFDAAYLASLAALTCTKVPASAHGMGEDFPLPLNGLPIECTVVKIKDTLMIDPALDEEKIADARLTMAIDENGNIRAVQKGLSGSFSVEEVKKVISMCQVSSSKLREILKSS from the coding sequence ATGGGTGAGGATATTGTTTCAGAAATAATGCGAGAGTATCTCCAGCAACTTGCAGCCAAAGGAACAAGAATAGATGGAAGAAAACATGATGAATACAGACAGATTGAGATAAAGAAAAATGTGATATCTTCAGCTGAGGGCTCGGCCCAGGTATCAATAGGAAATACCTCGGTGCTGGTGGGTGTAAAGATTGAACTGGGTGAACCCTTCCCAGACACACCAAATGTGGGCGTGCTCACAACCAATGCAGAGTTGATTCCCCTTGCCTCACCTACTTTTGAGGCAGGCCCTCCAAACGAGGAAGGTATTGAACTGGCTAGAGTTGTGGATAGGGGCTTGCGAGAAGGGCGTGTGATAGACCTGGAAAAACTGTGTGTTGCACCGGGCGAAAAGGTCTGGATTGTTTTCGTTGACATTCATGTCCTGGACTACGATGGAAATCTGTTTGATGCTGCCTATTTAGCATCACTTGCAGCCCTCACATGTACAAAGGTGCCAGCATCTGCCCACGGTATGGGTGAGGACTTTCCATTGCCTCTGAATGGTTTACCAATTGAATGCACGGTGGTGAAAATAAAGGATACTCTGATGATAGACCCAGCACTGGATGAGGAAAAAATTGCAGATGCACGCCTCACCATGGCTATAGATGAAAATGGAAACATAAGGGCAGTTCAGAAAGGGCTCTCAGGCTCGTTTAGTGTTGAGGAAGTAAAGAAAGTTATAAGTATGTGTCAGGTGTCTTCCTCTAAACTGCGGGAAATTCTCAAATCAAGCTGA
- the rrp41 gene encoding exosome complex exonuclease Rrp41: protein MENKPKLVDENGRRIDGRKLDELRPIRIEAGVLKRADGSAYVEWGENKVLAAVYGPREAKPKHIQNPAKAIVQCRYNMAPFSVTERKRPGPDRRSVEISKITGEVFENVLFLEMFPRASVDIFIEVLQANAGTRCAGITAASVALADAGIPMADLVPACAAGKIDGQIALDLKKEEDNYGEADLPVAIIPRTKEIVLLQMDGNMSQTEFETALNMAIDACMKIYELQKEALKNKYKCEQEVEREESQTPKQEQR from the coding sequence TTAGTTGATGAAAATGGTAGAAGAATAGATGGGCGAAAGCTGGATGAACTTAGACCGATAAGAATTGAGGCTGGTGTGCTGAAGAGAGCTGACGGTTCTGCCTATGTTGAGTGGGGAGAAAATAAGGTTCTTGCTGCAGTTTATGGACCCAGAGAAGCAAAACCCAAGCACATTCAGAACCCTGCAAAGGCAATCGTGCAATGTCGCTACAACATGGCACCGTTCTCTGTGACTGAGCGGAAGAGACCTGGCCCTGATAGAAGGTCCGTGGAAATCTCAAAGATCACAGGTGAGGTTTTTGAAAATGTGCTCTTTCTGGAAATGTTTCCCAGGGCTTCTGTGGACATTTTTATAGAGGTCCTTCAAGCAAACGCAGGGACTAGATGTGCAGGGATAACTGCAGCCTCTGTTGCGCTTGCAGATGCAGGAATCCCAATGGCAGACCTTGTGCCTGCCTGTGCTGCTGGTAAAATCGATGGACAGATTGCCCTTGACCTCAAAAAGGAAGAGGACAACTACGGGGAGGCAGACCTTCCAGTGGCAATAATCCCGAGGACGAAAGAGATAGTCCTGCTTCAGATGGATGGAAATATGTCACAAACTGAATTTGAGACCGCTTTAAACATGGCAATAGATGCCTGTATGAAAATTTATGAACTCCAGAAGGAAGCATTGAAGAACAAGTATAAGTGCGAGCAGGAAGTGGAAAGAGAAGAGAGCCAGACACCAAAACAGGAGCAGAGGTGA